In one window of Fulvia fulva chromosome 5, complete sequence DNA:
- a CDS encoding Oligo-1,6-glucosidase — translation MSMGDRHWWHSATVYEVYPSSFKDSNDDGTGDLVGLISQVPYIASLGIDAVWLAACCKSGGIDNGYDVIDYREIDAQFGTFQDIETLIAELGKHDIKLIMDLVVNHTSSHHKWFKESQSSRSSEKRDWYIWRPGRPGGLPPNNWKSCFEGPAWTYNEDTDEWYLHMFSSKQPDLNWTNPDVRNAIYDDMRFWLSKGIGGFRMDVINIISKPAGLPMAGDATKELQSPLKIVCNQPAVHEYLRELRREVLDQYGDIVSVGEIICTGDVDAIRQYTDPRRRELSMAYTFELFALDIGDSDKFSRRDWKFIELKNRVKKWQQGLQYSSGHWQTLWLESHDSARSVTRFGDGTEENRWKIAKMLALLQSTLSGTMFLYQGQEIAMKNLTADVPIAEYQDLETHALMKAGLDKGRSQDEVRSELLLKARDHARAPMPWSAATTSDPYAGFSANKPWSPMNTDSSLCNVASQRAAPDSILRYWQKRIKLRKQHADALIFGDFEPLESTMDDSAVFAYWKKPVNGPGHERCEAFTGASEKQEGPTPLPERTREVLVVINLSNREHVRFMLPRNMDNTVVPYMVLDDTYCAGEQHSAGALRSGGMLELAAYEGIVLGSP, via the exons ATGTCGATGGGCGACCGTCACTGGTGGCATAGCGCCACGGTCTACGAGGTCTACCCTTCTTCCTTCAA AGACTCCAACGACGACGGTACGGGCGACCTCGTAGGGCTTATCTCCCAAGTTCCCTACATCGCCTCCCTTGGTATCGACGCCGTCTGGCTAGCAGCCTGTTGCAAATCCGGAGGCATAGATAATGGCTACGATGTCATTGACTACCGAGAGATCGACGCACAGTTTGGGACCTTTCAAGATATCGAGACTTTGATTGCGGAGTTGGGGAAGCATGATATCAAGTTGATCATGGACCTGGTCGTCAATCATACTAGCTCCCACCACAAGTGGTTCAAGGAAAGTCAGAGCAGTCGCTCAAGCGAGAAGAGGGACTGGTATATCTGGCGCCCAGGTCGTCCGGGAGGCCTACCTCCCAACAACTGGAAATCTTGTTTTGAAGGCCCAGCCTGGACGTACAATGAAGACACCGATGAGTGGTATCTTCACATGTTCTCCTCAAAACAGCCAGACCTCAATTGGACCAACCCTGACGTCCGCAACGCCATATATGACGACATGCGCTTCTGGCTGAGCAAAGGTATCGGTGGTTTCAGGATGGATGTAATCAACATCATTTCCAAGCCTGCTGGGCTACCAATGGCGGGTGACGCCACCAAAGAATTGCAGTCTCCGCTCAAAATCGTCTGCAACCAGCCCGCAGTACATGAGTACCTACGTGAGTTGCGCCGCGAGGTTCTCGATCAATACGGAGATATTGTCAGCGTGGGCGAGATAATCTGCACCGGTGACGTGGACGCCATTCGGCAATACACCGATCCGCGCAGGAGGGAATTGAGTATGGCCTACACATTCGAACTCTTCGCCCTCGACATTGGCGACTCCGACAAGTTCAGCCGCCGAGACTGGAAGTTCATCGAACTCAAAAACAGAGTCAAGAAATGGCAGCAAGGCCTCCAGTACTCCAGTGGTCATTGGCAGACACTCTGGCTCGAGTCACACGATTCAGCTCGTTCGGTGACACGATTTGGGGACGGCACAGAAGAGAATCGTTGGAAAATAGCGAAAATGCTAGCATTGCTGCAAAGCACTCTCAGCGGAACGATGTTTCTTTACCAAGGCCAGGAGATAGCAATGAAGAATCTGACGGCCGATGTACCGATTGCGGAATACCAAGATCTTGAGACACATGCCCTAATGAAAGCTGGTCTTGACAAAGGACGATCACAGGATGAGGTACGCAGTGAACTTCTCCTTAAGGCGAGAGATCATGCACGAGCACCGATGCCGTGGAGTGCTGCAACGACGAGCGATCCATATGCCGGCTTTTCAGCAAACAAGCCATGGTCACCGATGAATACAGATAGCTCGCTCTGCAACGTTGCTTCACAGCGAGCGGCCCCAGATTCAATTCTTCGGTACTGGCAGAAGCGGATCAAGCTGCGCAAACAACATGCCGATGCGCTGATCTTTGGCGACTTTGAGCCACTTGAAAGCACCATGGATGATAGTGCTGTCTTTGCCTATTGGAAGAAGCCAGTGAATGGCCCTGGACACGAAAGATGTGAAGCATTCACAGGCGCGTCAGAAAAGCAAGAGGGGCCTACACCGCTACCAGAGAGGACGCGCGAAGTGCTCGTCGTCATTAATCTCAGCAATCGCGAGCATGTCCGCTTTATGTTGCCCCGAAACATGGACAACACGGTCGTCCCATATATGGTCCTGGATGATACGTATTGCGCAGGCGAACAGCACAGCGCCGGAGCATTACGC